Proteins from one Impatiens glandulifera chromosome 2, dImpGla2.1, whole genome shotgun sequence genomic window:
- the LOC124926751 gene encoding thiosulfate sulfurtransferase 16, chloroplastic-like — MMIARTTLHQMSLSKLLTKIPHPCLQNRGSRWVLLHHYTQKSETSVEPELVSVGKAAELIRDGHKYLDVRTCDEFIAGHVSGSMNVPYMFRSWTGIFKIWRR; from the exons ATGATGATAGCAAGAACAACCCTCCATCAAATGTCATTGTCTAAGCTGCTAACCAAGATCCCACATCCATGTTTACAGAACCGGGGATCCAG ATGGGTGCTTCTTCACCATTATACACAAAAATCTGAAACAAGCGTTGAGCCTGAATTGGTTTCAGTTGGTAAAGCAGCAGAGCTCATTCGGGATGGCCATAAGTATTTGGATGTTAG GACTTGTGATGAATTCATTGCTGGACATGTTTCAGGATCTATGAATGTTCCTTATATGTTCAGGAGTTGGACAGGTATTTTCAAGATTTGGAGAAGATAA